The Papaver somniferum cultivar HN1 chromosome 3, ASM357369v1, whole genome shotgun sequence genome includes a region encoding these proteins:
- the LOC113356452 gene encoding subtilisin-like protease SBT3.3 → MVYTYNQGFYGFAAKLTKAQAKRISDLPAVVKVFEDTVYQVKTTNSWDFLGLPSPVSNDASSYSDLLSKTNMGEDVIIGVLDTGVWPESKSFQYDEDAIGPIPSRWKGFCDSGPQFDPKTCNRKLIGARFYGGKNSFIREILSPIDADGHGTHVAATAAGYFIKNASFKGVLAPGIARGGAPKARIAVYKVCWTFGCQLSDILMGFDQAISDGVDVISISVGGKAPFTILGEDDVIGLGSFHAVSKGIPVVAACGNDGPYAQTVGHVAPWIVSVAASTLNRIFTVTINLADNQTFTGQALNVEKTISTSLFTNIKFSLSCESVLVSIEFDPVANKVVTCFGNDKTLIQQVVEAVTQYNASALLLATNSIGSTNGCYGVKIPCIEVDYETGTKMHNYIAARSIREPLITIEATKSVVSNQISPQIALFSSRGPSSVSPAILKPDIAAPGVHILAQTSPLSNNQHDSEGYAFMSGTSMATPHVSGIVALLKALHSDWSPAAIRSAMVTTASTTDATGGPILAQGFPPKIADPFDYGGGIVNPNGAADPGLVYDMYKEDYINYFCAMGYDAPKISKIIGEENVINCPPADPGSLLNINLPSFSVPYLMGNSTSVTLRRKVTNVGPLSSTYKVLVENPPGVTIAVTPPVLVFTPVIRRISFAVTVLSNNDHIQLPAGVYQFGSITWTDGDYHVRSPVLVRRSS, encoded by the exons ATGGTTTATACATACAACCAAGGTTTTTATGGATTTGCGGCAAAGTTGACGAAAGCACAAGCTAAGAGAATTTCAG ATTTACCGGCAGTAGTAAAAGTATTTGAAGATACTGTTTACCAAGTGAAAACTACAAACAGCTGGGATTTTCTTGGACTTCCCTCACCAGTATCCAATGATGCCTCGTCGTACTCAGACCTCCTATCTAAGACCAACATGGGCGAGGATGTCATAATTGGCGTGCTAGATACAG GTGTATGGCCGGAATCAAAAAGTTTCCAATATGACGAAGATGCCATAGGACCAATTCCATCGAGGTGGAAAGGATTTTGTGACTCTGGACCACAGTTTGATCCCAAAACTTGTAACCGGAAATTGATTGGTGCAAGATTTTATGGTGGTAAAAACTCTTTCATCAGAGAAATTTTATCACCAATAGATGCAGATGGTCATGGAACTCATGTAGCTGCGACTGCCGCCGGTTATTTCATCAAAAATGCAAGTTTTAAGGGTGTGCTTGCACCTGGTATAGCACGAGGAGGTGCACCAAAAGCTAGAATCGCAGTGTACAAAGTTTGTTGGACATTTGGTTGCCAGTTAAGTGATATATTGATGGGGTTTGACCAAGCAATTAGCGATGGTGTAGATGTGATCTCCATTTCGGTTGGTGGAAAAGCACCGTTCACAATCTTAGGagaggatgatgttattgggCTAGGTTCATTCCATGCTGTTTCCAAAGGAATCCCTGTTGTTGCTGCTTGCGGAAATGATGGCCCATATGCTCAAACGGTTGGCCATGTAGCTCCGTGGATCGTTTCGGTTGCTGCAAGCACATTGAATCGAATTTTTACCGTCACTATTAACTTAGCAGATAACCAAACGTTCACC GGTCAAGCGCTGAATGTTGAGAAGACAATTTCTACTAGCTTATTCACTAATATTAAGTTTAGCCTCAG TTGTGAGTCAGTGCTGGTTTCAATTGAGTTTGATCCAGTTGCCAATAAAGTAGTTACGTGCTTTGGTAATGACAAAACTCTGATTCAACAAGTTGTTGAGGCTGTCACTCAGTATAATGCTTCGGCTCTATTACTTGCCACGAATTCCATCGGATCAACCAATGGATGTTATGGTGTGAAAATTCCATGCATTGAAGTCGACTACGAGACTGGAACAAAAATGCATAACTATATAGCTGCTAGAAGTATCAG GGAACCTCTAATAACAATTGAGGCGACAAAATCAGTAGTCAGTAACCAGATCTCCCCTCAGATTGCACTTTTCTCCTCTCGAGGGCCAAGTTCAGTCTCCCCTGCAATTCTAAAA CCGGATATAGCTGCCCCTGGTGTGCATATATTAGCTCAGACCAGCCCGCTATCTAACAACCAACATGACAGCGAAGGATATGCATTTATGTCTGGAACTTCCATGGCCACTCCTCATGTATCTGGAATTGTAGCATTACTGAAGGCTCTGCATTCTGACTGGTCTCCGGCTGCAATTAGATCAGCTATGGTTACAACTG CATCAACGACTGACGCAACAGGAGGACCTATATTAGCCCAAGGGTTCCCACCTAAGATTGCTGATCCTTTTGACTATGGTGGTGGTATCGTTAACCCTAATGGAGCAGCAGATCCCGGGCTTGTCTATGATATGTACAAAGAGGACTACATCAACTATTTCTGCGCCATGGGGTATGATGCTCCCAAAATTTCCAAAATTATCGGCGAAGAAAATGTTATCAACTGCCCACCTGCAGACCCAGGCTCTCTGTTAAACATCAATTTGCCATCTTTCTCTGTACCTTATCTAATGGGGAATTCTACTTCAGTTACCTTAAGAAGAAAAGTGACCAATGTAGGACCCTTATCTTCCACGTACAAGGTTTTGGTCGAGAACCCACCTGGTGTAACAATTGCAGTAACACCTCCAGTGTTAGTTTTCACCCCCGTGATTAGGAGAATCTCATTCGCTGTCACTGTATTATCCAACAATGATCACATTCAACTGCCTGCTGGTGTGTACCAATTTGGATCTATAACTTGGACTGACGGGGATTATCATGTAAGGAGTCCGGTCTTAGTTAGAAGATCTTCTTAG